The following nucleotide sequence is from Malania oleifera isolate guangnan ecotype guangnan chromosome 4, ASM2987363v1, whole genome shotgun sequence.
TCTCTAATGGAATTTCTGaaatttagtttatgttttaaatatttaaaatatttctatACTTATGCATAATCTGTTTttctaattaaattaaaaaaaatgttctcttattcatattttattttaatttcacagTTATCTCTTTAAATTAGGAATACAATTTCGAACAATAGTCTTTGCCTTTGCCCTGAGTTGGATATTTTGATCTAAACTGTTATTCTTTTCACCCTTATAATTTGTTTATGGGTGCAGCCACAGAAAAATGGCGGTGGATGGCGAGAGCAGAGGCAGTGCGTTTCGGATTAAAAATTGCGCGTTTGATCTGTTGTCAAGTTGGGAGCATCTGATCAtggaggatgatgatgatgatgatgataatgtgGTGCGGGATCCCATGGCGGATGATGCTGGTGATGATGATTATGAGTGGTTGGATTTGATGCAAAGAGACCTTCGACTCAAATCGACTTTTTTGTATTGCGATTTCAATCAGATGATCTCTGCGGCGCCCCACGATGATCAGAGCAAATCTCTCACTCAACTTGCCAACAAATTGCTCTCCTCCATCCAAGAGGTATTGCTATTTTCGACTGTTTCATTAAAATCGCACATGAATTCCTTAATAAAATGAAGAACCGGATGAATATTaacataattatatgtatatattgtttcaaaTTTAAAGCTACAAACTCCAAAATTTCATGTTcgttaaaatttatttattttttttataaaaaaat
It contains:
- the LOC131153483 gene encoding photosynthetic NDH subunit of lumenal location 3, chloroplastic-like; the encoded protein is MDAYGQTLQQSLSSHRKMAVDGESRGSAFRIKNCAFDLLSSWEHLIMEDDDDDDDNVVRDPMADDAGDDDYEWLDLMQRDLRLKSTFLYCDFNQMISAAPHDDQSKSLTQLANKLLSSIQELDTASSSGCIHLIQDRYNDVAIILKEVVALMP